A stretch of Bacillota bacterium DNA encodes these proteins:
- a CDS encoding ABC transporter ATP-binding protein gives MPKALISIMGVTCTYGSTPALEGVSFEVSRGEKLGIIGPNGSGKSTLLKAMSRVLPPHMGQVVLSERDLYTLPPREVARRLAVVGQESRVDFEFTALEVVLMGRLPHLGRFERESDRDVDKACEAMRLTATRHLARRAVTELSGGERQRVLIARALAQDPEILLLDEPTSHLDIGHQVEILDLLEGLNREKGLTLISVFHDLNLAARYCTCLLLLSRGKIHALGTPDEVMTAGSIRQVYGSEVLLTRHPVEGTPHVILLSRGRQPRAKFNFRVHVIGGGGMASALLERLSLEGFKVTSGALNKGDADWQKAMDLGLPVVEAAPFSPVSIAEAAEAGRLMLQADLVIIGAVPFGPGNLPNLEAAAKARDQGVPVMAVARGPTRERDYTDGAATRLFQHLEGCGMVTVPDDEAARRAAVCMAQGKKEGNVDGPFLP, from the coding sequence AAGGCCCTCATAAGCATCATGGGAGTCACATGCACCTACGGAAGCACACCTGCCCTTGAGGGCGTATCCTTCGAGGTGTCCCGGGGCGAGAAACTGGGGATCATTGGCCCTAACGGGTCAGGGAAGTCAACCCTGCTCAAGGCAATGAGCAGGGTGTTGCCCCCCCACATGGGCCAGGTTGTGTTGAGTGAGAGGGACCTGTACACCCTCCCTCCCCGCGAGGTCGCCCGCAGGCTGGCCGTGGTTGGGCAAGAATCCCGTGTGGACTTCGAGTTTACCGCCCTTGAGGTGGTGCTTATGGGCAGGTTGCCGCACCTAGGCCGCTTCGAAAGGGAGTCTGACCGGGATGTGGACAAGGCGTGCGAGGCCATGAGGCTCACAGCGACCAGGCACCTAGCCAGAAGGGCCGTGACGGAGCTGAGCGGGGGTGAGCGCCAGCGCGTCCTGATTGCCCGGGCTCTGGCCCAGGACCCGGAGATCCTGCTCCTGGACGAGCCCACATCCCACCTGGACATCGGGCACCAGGTTGAGATACTGGACCTCCTGGAGGGCCTTAACCGTGAAAAGGGTCTCACCCTGATATCTGTGTTCCATGACCTCAACCTCGCCGCACGGTACTGTACTTGCCTGCTCCTGCTCTCCCGGGGCAAGATCCACGCGCTGGGCACGCCAGATGAGGTCATGACCGCCGGCAGCATACGCCAGGTATATGGCAGCGAGGTGCTGCTCACACGGCATCCGGTTGAGGGGACACCCCACGTCATCCTGCTGTCGCGAGGCAGGCAACCCCGGGCTAAGTTCAACTTCCGGGTTCACGTCATCGGCGGCGGGGGCATGGCCTCGGCACTCCTTGAGAGGCTCTCCCTGGAGGGGTTCAAGGTTACCAGTGGGGCACTCAACAAGGGGGACGCGGACTGGCAGAAGGCCATGGACCTGGGACTTCCAGTGGTTGAGGCGGCGCCCTTCTCTCCCGTGTCCATCGCGGAGGCGGCCGAGGCCGGCAGGCTCATGCTCCAGGCAGACCTGGTGATCATAGGGGCGGTCCCCTTCGGCCCCGGCAACCTTCCGAACCTGGAAGCAGCGGCAAAGGCCAGGGACCAAGGTGTTCCCGTGATGGCTGTGGCTCGGGGGCCCACCAGGGAGCGAGACTACACTGACGGCGCCGCCACCCGGCTGTTCCAGCACCTGGAGGGCTGTGGCATGGTGACGGTGCCTGATGACGAGGCAGCCCGCAGGGCCGCGGTATGCATGGCCCAGGGGAAGAAGGAGGGGAACGTGGATGGACCCTTCCTACCTTAG